The following coding sequences lie in one Leptospira inadai serovar Lyme str. 10 genomic window:
- the waaF gene encoding lipopolysaccharide heptosyltransferase II, protein MAENILLIQTAFLGDLILTTPLFREVKRKYPGSKLTVIVNKGTESVLEANPWIDEIIPLDKKVIKSSMFGFWNFTSEIRKRKFTLCIAPHFSFRSSLIAWRSGAPRRIGYKTAGFSLLLTERKSRPIKGPHEVDKLLSLLYSEEERKSVSRRPELFWKEESVKGIQEILKKKNLKKGKYLLIAPSSVWETKRMPAEKFREVGRLLKEKTGFPIVLTGGKGDIPLCEEVGNGFAINLAGQTTLQEMSYLMSGAALLVTNDSSPIHFASAFDVPTVAVFGATVPEFGYTPLATKTFISEIQGLPCRPCGIHGGRVCPEGHFRCMLEQDPHRIVQETLRLIGR, encoded by the coding sequence ATGGCGGAGAATATTCTTTTAATACAAACGGCTTTCTTGGGCGATCTGATTCTGACCACTCCTTTGTTTCGGGAAGTAAAGAGGAAGTATCCGGGATCGAAGTTAACGGTAATCGTAAACAAAGGAACGGAATCCGTGTTGGAAGCGAATCCTTGGATCGACGAGATCATTCCCTTGGACAAAAAAGTCATAAAATCTTCTATGTTCGGTTTTTGGAATTTCACTTCGGAAATTAGAAAACGTAAATTTACCCTCTGCATCGCTCCTCATTTTTCCTTTCGATCTTCCCTGATTGCCTGGAGATCGGGAGCTCCTCGCAGAATCGGCTATAAGACCGCAGGCTTTTCCCTCTTATTAACGGAAAGAAAATCGCGTCCTATTAAAGGTCCTCACGAAGTGGATAAACTTCTTTCCCTACTTTATTCCGAGGAGGAACGTAAATCCGTCTCTCGCAGACCGGAACTCTTTTGGAAGGAAGAATCCGTAAAGGGAATTCAAGAAATTCTAAAAAAGAAAAATTTGAAAAAGGGGAAATACCTACTGATAGCTCCGTCTTCCGTTTGGGAAACCAAGCGCATGCCTGCGGAAAAATTTCGCGAAGTGGGGAGATTGCTGAAGGAAAAGACCGGATTCCCGATCGTTCTTACCGGAGGAAAAGGTGATATTCCTCTCTGCGAAGAAGTGGGAAACGGATTCGCGATCAATCTGGCGGGGCAAACGACTCTGCAGGAAATGTCTTATTTAATGAGCGGCGCTGCCTTACTCGTGACGAACGATTCTTCCCCGATTCATTTCGCGTCCGCATTCGATGTGCCTACTGTAGCCGTATTCGGTGCGACCGTTCCCGAGTTCGGATATACTCCTTTGGCTACGAAAACGTTCATTTCGGAAATTCAAGGTTTACCTTGTCGGCCTTGCGGTATCCACGGAGGTAGGGTTTGTCCGGAAGGTCATTTTCGTTGCATGCTCGAACAGGATCCGCATCGAATCGTTCAGGAAACTCTTCGTCTAATAGGAAGGTAA
- the bfr gene encoding bacterioferritin: MKGNQEVLEILAEVLSAELTAINQYFIHAKMNKNWGYDKLADYMKKESIEEMHHADQVIERILYLDGVPDLQRYLKINVGKDTENILKNDLDVEYSAVERLNRGIEISTRNKDNGTRELLEKILVSEEEHIDWLEAQLEIIKTIGVQNYLAQQLS; the protein is encoded by the coding sequence GTGAAAGGAAACCAAGAAGTCCTCGAAATCCTAGCGGAAGTACTCTCCGCCGAACTCACCGCGATCAACCAGTATTTCATTCACGCAAAAATGAATAAGAATTGGGGCTACGACAAGCTAGCTGATTACATGAAAAAGGAATCCATCGAAGAAATGCACCACGCCGATCAGGTCATCGAGCGTATTCTCTATTTGGACGGTGTTCCGGATCTACAAAGATATTTGAAAATCAATGTGGGTAAAGACACGGAAAACATCCTTAAGAACGACCTAGACGTAGAATATTCAGCCGTAGAGCGTCTGAACCGGGGCATAGAAATTTCCACCCGCAATAAAGACAACGGTACTCGCGAATTGCTCGAGAAGATCCTCGTATCCGAGGAGGAGCATATCGACTGGCTCGAGGCCCAGCTCGAAATCATCAAAACCATCGGGGTTCAGAATTACTTAGCCCAACAACTCTCCTAA
- a CDS encoding thiolase family protein, producing the protein MPQAYLLDAQLSKFGKTDSDYQSLSYETANHLLKRNPEFRPEFLIFSAMAPEKYTGEIFLPAKIKEDLGLPSLYAIRTETASSSGASAIHLGRYLILSGRFRRGIIIATEVMSRLPREENNLLLGSVLSETQRKFAMSMAQGGAMTTTRYLHEYGYSRKDLFLLSKKLHDNGLENPIAHIKKKLTEEEYFASPIFSSPLCLYDISPLSDGSCAILLESDSNRIGADKSKISVLGTGHGLGHVNGTPGGLSFPSSVEAFGQAYKEAGITPSDVRVAELHDAFTPFELIGAEDAGLFPRGKALKFVEKGISDKRGKLPINPSGGLKTRGHPVGVSGLAQIAELFSFMKESGHPIGLALSIGGLGINNFATILKLEN; encoded by the coding sequence ATGCCTCAGGCCTATCTTCTGGATGCCCAGCTGAGTAAGTTCGGTAAGACGGACTCCGATTACCAATCGCTTTCCTATGAGACTGCGAATCACTTACTAAAGCGGAACCCGGAATTTCGACCGGAATTTTTAATCTTTTCCGCAATGGCCCCGGAGAAGTACACGGGAGAAATTTTTTTACCGGCAAAAATCAAAGAAGATCTGGGACTTCCGAGTCTTTACGCGATCAGGACCGAGACTGCCTCTTCTAGCGGAGCCTCGGCCATTCATTTAGGTCGGTACTTGATTCTTTCCGGCCGATTCCGTAGAGGGATCATTATCGCCACGGAGGTGATGAGTCGATTGCCTCGGGAAGAAAATAATCTTTTACTCGGCTCCGTTTTATCGGAAACCCAAAGAAAATTCGCGATGTCCATGGCTCAAGGAGGCGCGATGACCACGACTCGCTACCTCCATGAATACGGATATTCCAGGAAGGACCTCTTTTTACTTTCAAAGAAACTGCATGATAACGGCCTTGAAAATCCGATCGCACATATTAAAAAAAAATTAACCGAGGAGGAATATTTTGCGTCTCCGATTTTTTCCAGTCCTCTTTGCCTATACGATATTTCCCCGTTGTCGGACGGATCTTGCGCAATACTATTGGAATCCGATTCGAATCGGATTGGGGCGGACAAATCGAAAATCTCCGTTCTAGGAACCGGGCATGGTCTCGGGCATGTAAACGGAACTCCGGGAGGCTTGAGCTTTCCGTCTTCCGTCGAGGCGTTCGGGCAGGCCTACAAGGAGGCGGGCATAACCCCGTCCGATGTCCGAGTAGCGGAACTTCATGACGCATTCACGCCGTTCGAATTGATCGGAGCCGAGGATGCAGGTTTATTTCCCAGAGGAAAGGCATTGAAGTTTGTGGAGAAAGGAATTAGCGACAAGAGAGGAAAGCTTCCGATCAATCCTTCCGGTGGATTAAAGACGAGAGGCCACCCGGTAGGAGTTTCCGGCCTGGCACAAATCGCCGAATTATTTTCTTTTATGAAAGAATCGGGACATCCGATAGGATTGGCGCTTTCCATAGGCGGATTGGGAATAAATAATTTCGCGACAATCCTGAAGTTGGAGAATTAA